From the Chlorogloeopsis sp. ULAP01 genome, the window CCAGAAATTGCTGCGATCGCATCTGCCCCAACCACACTTTCTCCTGCTCCCATTGCCGAACTCAACCAAAAAGCTCCAAAAAATGGGATTCGCAATAGCTTGCGAGCTTCAACTGTTGATGGTGTATTTGCAGGCATCTTTACCATTACCACTAGCGGCATCTTACTGAGTAATTTTCTAGTTGAGTTGGATGCCAGCCCGATCGCCTTTGGGATGCTCTCTTCTATCCCTATGTTGGTGAATTTAATTCAGCCTTTGGGTGCTTACCTTTCGGAACGTTCTCATAGTCGCTGCCGCTATTCTCTCATGATTTATGGCCCCTCACGGCTACTATGGCTGATTCTAGTAGCGGGGATTGCAGCTTTCAGTTGGGGATTAATGAATTCTCAGCAGTTAGTAGTATTGACGCTTTTAATCGTTCTATTCAGCCATTTATGCGGAGGGCTGGGAAGCGCTTCGTGGTTGAGTTGGATGGCAATGCTAGTTCATCGGCGGTTGCGGGGACGGTATTTTGGTATCCGCAACAGTCTTGTTAGCCTCACGAATTTAATTTGCGTACCTTTAGCCGGGGTGGCAGTCTCCACGTGGCGTGGTGGCACTCTCCAAGGTTATGGAGTGGTGCTATTTATCGGAATTTTATCGGGAATTGCCAGCTTGGGATGTCAGTACTTTAAAGTGGATGTAAATCCCCAAGAGCAAAACACTTATTCTACAAAGATTTTTCCTGAAAAAGCAGTTGATTTAGATCCAAATAATTTAGATACCACAAGCGATTGCCAACCAACAATTGACAACCCAGTGCCTGAAATTAATCCTTGGCAAAATATTCTTAAAGACACTAACTTTTTAATATTTCTGCTTTACTTCAGTTTCTGGATGTTTGCTGTGAACCTTAGCGCCCCTTTCTTTAACCTCTATATGCTCGACACGCTTGATATAGATGTTAGTTGGGTGACACTCTACAGTAGCGTTCAGGCGGCAGCAAATATGTTAATGCTAATTGTGTGGGGTAAGCTAGCAGACAGAATCGGCAACCGTCTCATTCTCTTCTTTGTTGGTATCTTATTTGCGATCGCGCCCCT encodes:
- a CDS encoding MFS transporter translates to MTSVQVETASPFVPEIAAIASAPTTLSPAPIAELNQKAPKNGIRNSLRASTVDGVFAGIFTITTSGILLSNFLVELDASPIAFGMLSSIPMLVNLIQPLGAYLSERSHSRCRYSLMIYGPSRLLWLILVAGIAAFSWGLMNSQQLVVLTLLIVLFSHLCGGLGSASWLSWMAMLVHRRLRGRYFGIRNSLVSLTNLICVPLAGVAVSTWRGGTLQGYGVVLFIGILSGIASLGCQYFKVDVNPQEQNTYSTKIFPEKAVDLDPNNLDTTSDCQPTIDNPVPEINPWQNILKDTNFLIFLLYFSFWMFAVNLSAPFFNLYMLDTLDIDVSWVTLYSSVQAAANMLMLIVWGKLADRIGNRLILFFVGILFAIAPLLWLGISHNSLSLWFWLPMLHIFLGGTGAAIDLCGNTMQLEVAPVKNQSIYFATIAAVAGFCGAFGTTLGGLIIQNTYFGGLAGLFALSTMFRILALLPLMFVQEARGQSFLQTFQGLRQVRKKLA